A window of Littorina saxatilis isolate snail1 linkage group LG7, US_GU_Lsax_2.0, whole genome shotgun sequence contains these coding sequences:
- the LOC138971830 gene encoding uncharacterized protein isoform X1: MVLRSTRLLSVLSNQDIVTCFNSMFLCWWIVWISVFPEYLEIIFRNMPPRRAASRRVAEVTRAAAGRPRASNQTASQRQPGGFESATAGGEESATALAAVLAELRRLGERQETCQVAIVSLQKDNQRLQEAVSGDREAIASTSGSMTTGTSNSTLSGSVANLVNTITGTEYGEPSAG, encoded by the exons ATGGTTCTTCGATCAACACGATTGTTGAGTGTTCTGTCAAATCAAGATATCGTGACATGTTTCAAcagtatgtttctgtgttggtGGATAGTATGGATCAGTGTTTTTCCAGAGTACTTGGAAATAATTTTCAG GAATATGCCTCCCAGGAGGGCAGCGTCAAGGCGGGTAGCCGAAGTGACCCGAGCCGCTGCAGGTCGGCCGAGGGCCAGCAACCAGACAGCCTCGCAGCGACAACCCGGTGGGTTTGAGTCAGCCACAGCAGGAGGGGAAGAAAGCGCCACTGCTTTGGCCGCGGTATTGGCAGAACTACGCAGGCTGGGGGAGCGGCAAGAGACCTGCCAAGTGGCCATTGTCTCGCTCCAGAAAGACAACCAACGTCTGCAAGAAGCTGTTTCGGGTGATCGTGAGGCCATCGCCTCAACATCGGGATCGATGACAACCGGTACCAGCAATTCTACCCTGTCTGGCTCGGTTG
- the LOC138971830 gene encoding uncharacterized protein isoform X2 produces the protein MYDMQSDNLVEILLPVTPLDQTRHCDVNLLQSGNEPEEVLRRISDQELDALVEPITASNKLTGSLMIQARLKGQGTVLQEYASQEGSVKAGSRSDPSRCRSAEGQQPDSLAATTRWV, from the exons atgtaCGACATGCAAAGCGACAATCTCGTGGAGATACTACTTCCGGTGACGCCACTGGATCAGACCCGCCATTGCGACGTCAATTTGTTGCAGTCTGGTAATGAGCCAGAAGAAGTTTTAAGAAG GATATCTGATCAAGAGTTGGATGCGTTGGTGGAACCAATTACTGCTTCCAACAAGCTTACTGGGTCCTTAATGATACAAGCTCGTCTGAAAGGACAGGGGACAGTACTTCAG GAATATGCCTCCCAGGAGGGCAGCGTCAAGGCGGGTAGCCGAAGTGACCCGAGCCGCTGCAGGTCGGCCGAGGGCCAGCAACCAGACAGCCTCGCAGCGACAACCCGGTGGGTTTGA